The following proteins are co-located in the Massilia litorea genome:
- a CDS encoding AAA family ATPase: MAEQAAVAWSESEVADLVAKVGALKTSMARVIIGQEQVVDLLVTCLLAGGHALVEGVPGLGKTLLVKSLAQATDMRFRRVQFTPDLMPSDIIGTEILEEDQATRQRSFRFQPGPVFTQVLLADEINRAPPKTQSALLEAMQERSVTFAGHTHVLPKPFFVLATQNPIEQSGTYPLPEAQLDRFLLRIDVVYPTEDEEVMMVSRTTQSGLQDAEPAMDLKTLLRLQQLVRDIAIGEHLLRYATRLVRATRPQETTVAAVKKHVGWGAGPRAGQALVLAAKARALMAGRLAVTRDDIAAMLLPVLAHRVLRNFEAEADNVAMADILQAIRAEIRVD; encoded by the coding sequence GTGGCAGAGCAAGCAGCAGTGGCGTGGAGCGAGTCGGAAGTGGCCGACCTGGTGGCGAAGGTAGGGGCGCTGAAGACCAGCATGGCGCGCGTGATCATCGGCCAGGAACAGGTAGTGGACCTGCTGGTCACCTGCCTGCTGGCCGGCGGCCATGCCCTGGTCGAAGGCGTACCGGGACTCGGTAAAACGCTGCTCGTAAAATCGCTGGCACAGGCGACCGACATGCGGTTCCGCCGCGTGCAGTTCACGCCTGACCTGATGCCCTCGGATATCATCGGCACCGAAATCCTGGAAGAAGACCAGGCCACGCGCCAGCGCTCCTTCCGTTTCCAGCCCGGCCCCGTGTTCACGCAGGTGCTGCTGGCCGACGAGATCAACCGTGCGCCGCCGAAGACGCAATCGGCGTTGCTGGAAGCGATGCAGGAGCGCTCGGTCACCTTTGCCGGCCACACCCATGTGCTGCCAAAACCCTTTTTTGTGCTGGCCACGCAGAACCCGATCGAGCAAAGCGGCACCTATCCGCTGCCCGAGGCCCAGCTCGACCGTTTCCTGCTGCGCATCGACGTCGTCTACCCGACCGAAGACGAAGAAGTCATGATGGTGTCGAGGACCACGCAATCGGGCCTGCAGGATGCCGAACCGGCGATGGATTTGAAAACGCTGCTGCGCCTGCAGCAGCTGGTGCGCGATATCGCCATCGGCGAACACCTGCTGCGCTACGCGACGCGCCTGGTACGCGCGACGCGGCCGCAAGAGACCACGGTCGCGGCTGTGAAAAAACACGTCGGCTGGGGCGCGGGTCCGCGCGCCGGCCAGGCGCTGGTGCTGGCGGCCAAGGCGCGCGCGCTGATGGCAGGGCGCCTGGCGGTCACGCGCGACGATATCGCGGCGATGCTGCTGCCGGTGCTGGCGCACCGCGTATTGCGCAATTTCGAGGCCGAAGCCGATAACGTCGCGATGGCCGACATCCTGCAGGCGATCCGCGCCGAGATCCGGGTCGATTAA
- a CDS encoding DUF4159 domain-containing protein — translation MARYDFYFTRLLYESGDWDVDIRMPSNVLNSLVEYTTLKVDPAERMIALSDPKVLEAPFCYLAGHKLVQFTPAERKNFERYVRGGGFVFVDDCNHDIDGLFAKSFEAEMAKIFGGSALRKIPNNHPVYSSFFKFDGPPNTSVELNGWGDDLVHEYLKAIEIGGRVRVLYSNKDYGCEWDYDFRNKRFLAVDNTRFAVNIIQYALGA, via the coding sequence ATGGCACGTTATGATTTTTACTTCACCCGCCTGCTGTACGAGTCGGGCGACTGGGATGTGGACATCCGCATGCCCAGCAACGTGCTCAATTCGCTGGTCGAGTACACCACCCTGAAGGTGGATCCGGCCGAGCGGATGATCGCGCTGTCCGATCCGAAGGTGCTGGAGGCGCCGTTCTGCTACCTGGCCGGACACAAGCTGGTGCAGTTCACGCCCGCCGAGCGCAAGAACTTCGAGCGCTACGTGCGCGGCGGCGGCTTCGTTTTTGTGGACGACTGCAACCACGATATCGACGGCCTGTTCGCGAAATCCTTCGAGGCCGAGATGGCGAAGATCTTCGGCGGCTCGGCGCTGCGCAAGATCCCGAATAACCATCCCGTGTATTCGAGCTTCTTCAAATTCGACGGTCCGCCGAACACCTCGGTGGAGCTGAACGGCTGGGGCGACGACCTGGTGCACGAATATCTAAAAGCGATCGAGATCGGCGGCAGGGTGCGGGTGCTGTACTCGAACAAGGACTACGGCTGCGAGTGGGATTACGACTTCCGGAACAAACGGTTTCTCGCGGTCGACAATACCCGTTTTGCGGTGAACATCATTCAGTATGCGTTGGGAGCCTAA
- a CDS encoding TldD/PmbA family protein, with protein MKQLNQEEAKRICDRVIGFSKADECSVSIDGKREGNVRFARNSISTAGLNEDMQLTVRVAFGKKAGIARLNEFDDKSLEKAVRRAEELARLAPENPEFMPAVGKQEYKATPTFARATADIDPEYRAQVAAYSIEAAKKAGLVAAGFFNDGKRFEAIANSNGVFGFQESTDLAYTCTVRTEDGRGSGWVTRSATDARRFDAREAAGVAIEKALRSVDAKALEPGRYTVILEPAATSEVLGNMFGSFEARDADEGRSFLTKAGGKNRLGDKLFDEQINVWADPWNPDVPVAPWDGQSGLARQRTDIIKNGRIASLDYSRYWAQKKGVAPTAGHGNMIMAGGSKSLEELIASTKKGVVVTRTWYIRMVDPQSLLLTGLTRDGTFYVENGKIKYPIKNFRFNESPVTILNNVEELGKPVVIGGDEVPYQMVLPPMKVRDFNFTSLSDAV; from the coding sequence ATGAAACAGCTGAACCAGGAAGAAGCAAAACGCATCTGCGACCGCGTGATCGGATTCTCGAAGGCCGACGAATGCAGTGTCTCGATCGACGGGAAGCGCGAGGGCAACGTGCGCTTCGCGCGCAACAGCATCTCGACCGCGGGCCTGAACGAGGACATGCAATTGACGGTGCGCGTCGCCTTCGGCAAGAAGGCCGGCATCGCGCGCCTGAACGAGTTCGACGACAAGTCGCTCGAAAAGGCGGTGCGCCGCGCCGAGGAGCTGGCGCGCCTGGCGCCGGAAAACCCGGAATTCATGCCGGCCGTGGGCAAGCAGGAATACAAGGCGACGCCGACCTTTGCGCGCGCCACCGCCGACATCGATCCCGAGTACCGCGCGCAAGTCGCGGCCTACAGCATCGAGGCGGCGAAGAAGGCTGGCCTGGTCGCGGCCGGCTTCTTCAACGACGGCAAGCGCTTCGAAGCGATCGCCAATTCGAACGGCGTGTTCGGCTTCCAGGAGTCGACCGATCTCGCCTACACCTGCACCGTGCGCACCGAAGACGGACGCGGCTCGGGCTGGGTCACGCGCTCGGCCACCGATGCGCGCCGTTTCGACGCGCGCGAAGCGGCCGGCGTCGCCATCGAAAAGGCGCTGCGCTCGGTCGATGCGAAAGCGCTGGAGCCGGGCCGCTACACGGTGATCCTGGAGCCGGCCGCCACCTCCGAAGTGCTGGGCAATATGTTCGGCAGCTTCGAGGCGCGCGACGCCGACGAGGGCCGCAGTTTCCTGACCAAGGCCGGCGGCAAGAACCGGCTGGGCGATAAACTGTTCGACGAACAGATCAACGTCTGGGCCGACCCGTGGAATCCGGACGTGCCGGTCGCGCCCTGGGACGGCCAGTCGGGCCTGGCGCGCCAGCGTACCGACATCATCAAGAACGGCCGCATCGCCTCGCTCGACTATTCGCGCTACTGGGCGCAGAAGAAGGGCGTCGCCCCGACGGCCGGCCACGGCAACATGATCATGGCCGGCGGTTCGAAGTCGCTGGAAGAGCTGATCGCCTCGACCAAGAAGGGCGTGGTCGTGACCCGCACCTGGTACATCCGCATGGTCGACCCGCAATCGCTGCTGCTGACGGGCCTGACGCGCGACGGCACCTTCTATGTCGAGAACGGCAAGATCAAGTACCCGATCAAGAACTTCCGTTTCAACGAGAGCCCGGTGACGATCCTGAACAACGTCGAGGAACTCGGCAAGCCGGTCGTGATCGGCGGCGACGAGGTGCCCTACCAGATGGTGCTGCCGCCGATGAAGGTGCGCGACTTTAACTTTACTTCGCTGTCCGACGCGGTGTAG
- a CDS encoding TldD/PmbA family protein, which yields MERRSFLKIGAGTAGAMLVPVFGNAIAAEELLNPMALSFKKALADAALNAATQAGASYCDVRIGRYLNQFITTRDLNVENITNTESTGIGVRVIAGGAYGFAATNSMNPDAVAAAARQAVAIAKANAKLQTEPVQLAPVKGVGEVAWATPIKKDWRAVPVKDKAEMLIAANKAGLEAGASFMTANLFQINQQKYFASTDGSYIDQDIHRLWAPINATAVDKATGKFRSRGGLGAPVSMGYEYFDVRAQDKVKAAGGVTTLYTKSYDVIEDARLAGKQAREKLSAKSVEPGKYDLVLAPEHLFLTIHEAVGHPTELDRVLGFEANYAGTSFATLDKWQSKNFKFGSERVNFIADRTTPGSLGLIGYDDEGVRAKQWDIIRDGVLVNYQATRDQAHIIGEKESHGCSYADSWSNVQFQRMPNVSLAAGKARLTPDDMVKDVKKGIYIVGRGSYSIDQQRYNFQFGGTLFYEIRNGKITNPLEDVAYQSNTQEFWNACSAICDERDWRMGGSFFDGKGQPSQVSAVSHGSSTTRFNGINVINTARKIG from the coding sequence ATGGAACGACGTAGCTTCCTCAAAATCGGCGCCGGCACGGCGGGCGCCATGCTCGTGCCGGTCTTCGGCAACGCGATCGCCGCCGAAGAGCTGCTGAACCCGATGGCGCTCAGCTTCAAGAAGGCCCTGGCCGACGCCGCCCTGAACGCGGCGACGCAGGCCGGCGCCTCCTACTGCGACGTGCGCATCGGCCGCTACCTGAACCAGTTCATCACGACGCGCGACCTGAACGTCGAGAACATCACGAACACCGAATCGACCGGCATCGGCGTGCGCGTGATCGCCGGCGGCGCCTATGGTTTTGCCGCCACCAACAGCATGAACCCGGACGCCGTGGCAGCCGCGGCACGCCAGGCCGTGGCGATTGCGAAAGCCAATGCCAAACTGCAGACCGAGCCGGTGCAGCTGGCGCCCGTCAAAGGCGTGGGCGAGGTCGCCTGGGCCACGCCGATCAAGAAGGACTGGCGCGCCGTTCCCGTAAAGGACAAGGCCGAGATGCTGATCGCGGCGAATAAAGCCGGCCTGGAGGCAGGCGCCAGCTTCATGACGGCGAACCTCTTTCAGATCAACCAACAAAAATATTTCGCCTCGACCGACGGCTCCTACATCGACCAGGACATCCACCGTCTGTGGGCGCCGATCAACGCCACCGCCGTCGACAAGGCAACCGGTAAATTCCGCTCGCGCGGCGGACTCGGCGCACCGGTGAGCATGGGCTACGAATACTTCGACGTGCGCGCGCAGGACAAGGTAAAAGCCGCCGGCGGCGTGACCACGCTCTACACGAAATCGTACGACGTGATCGAGGACGCGCGCCTGGCCGGCAAGCAGGCACGCGAGAAGCTGAGCGCGAAATCGGTCGAGCCGGGCAAATACGACCTGGTGCTGGCGCCGGAACACCTGTTCCTGACCATCCACGAAGCCGTCGGCCACCCGACGGAACTGGACCGCGTGCTCGGCTTTGAGGCCAACTACGCCGGCACCAGTTTCGCCACGCTCGACAAATGGCAGTCAAAGAATTTCAAGTTCGGCTCCGAGCGCGTGAATTTCATCGCCGACCGCACGACCCCGGGTTCCCTGGGCCTGATCGGATACGACGACGAAGGCGTGCGCGCCAAACAATGGGACATCATCAGGGACGGCGTGCTGGTGAATTACCAGGCCACGCGCGACCAGGCCCACATCATCGGCGAGAAGGAATCGCATGGCTGCTCCTACGCGGACTCGTGGAGCAACGTGCAGTTCCAGCGCATGCCGAACGTATCGCTGGCCGCCGGCAAGGCACGCCTGACGCCGGACGACATGGTCAAGGACGTCAAGAAGGGCATCTATATCGTCGGCCGCGGGTCGTATTCGATCGACCAGCAGCGCTACAACTTCCAGTTCGGCGGCACGCTGTTCTACGAAATCAGGAACGGCAAGATCACCAATCCGCTGGAGGATGTGGCCTACCAGTCGAACACCCAGGAATTCTGGAACGCCTGCAGCGCCATCTGCGACGAGCGCGACTGGCGCATGGGCGGCTCCTTCTTCGACGGCAAAGGCCAGCCGAGCCAGGTCAGCGCGGTTTCGCATGGCTCGAGCACGACGCGCTTCAACGGCATCAACGTGATCAACACCGCCCGCAAGATCGGTTAA
- a CDS encoding TldD/PmbA family protein: MTILTQDQTKRICDRVLSLSKADECIVTIGGKRNGNIRFARNAVSTAGLIDDTAITVRVAFGKRQGTATINEFDDKSLEKVVRRAEDLARLAPENPEFMPAVARSPFKTSNTFVQKTADIDPEIRAQAAAYSIEACRKKGLVAAGFLTDSTSFETIANSNGVFGHQALTSLDFTCTIRTEDGRGSGWVKRSARDLARFDPREAADVAIEKALRSVDAKALEPGRYTVILEPAATSDLLNYMMNGFDARRADEGRSFLSKAGGKNRLGDKLFDQQVNIWADPWNPDVPVLPWDDTMLPRERQDLIKDGRIAALDYSLFWAKQKGVRPVGSPGNIIMGGTNKSTAELIANTKKGVLVTRTWYIRMVDPQSVLLTGLTRDGTFYIENGKIKHPIKNFRFNESPVTMLNNIEEIGTPVVLGGDEGPNPMVIPAMKVRDFNFTSLSDAV, encoded by the coding sequence ATGACCATCCTGACCCAGGACCAAACGAAACGCATCTGCGACCGCGTGCTGTCGCTGTCGAAAGCGGACGAGTGCATCGTCACCATCGGCGGCAAGCGCAACGGCAACATCCGCTTCGCGCGCAACGCCGTGTCGACGGCCGGCCTGATCGACGACACGGCGATTACCGTGCGCGTTGCCTTCGGCAAGCGCCAGGGCACGGCGACCATCAACGAGTTCGACGACAAGTCGCTGGAAAAAGTCGTGCGCCGCGCGGAAGACCTGGCGCGCCTGGCGCCGGAAAACCCGGAATTCATGCCGGCCGTCGCCAGGTCGCCATTCAAGACCTCGAACACCTTCGTCCAGAAGACCGCCGACATCGACCCCGAGATCCGCGCCCAGGCGGCCGCCTACAGCATCGAGGCCTGCCGCAAGAAGGGCCTGGTCGCCGCCGGCTTCCTCACCGACTCGACCTCGTTCGAGACCATCGCCAATTCGAACGGCGTGTTCGGCCACCAGGCCCTGACTTCGCTCGATTTCACCTGCACCATCCGCACCGAAGACGGCCGCGGTTCGGGCTGGGTCAAGCGCTCGGCGCGCGACCTGGCGCGTTTCGACCCGCGCGAAGCGGCAGATGTCGCCATCGAAAAGGCGCTGCGCTCGGTCGATGCGAAAGCGCTGGAACCGGGCCGTTATACCGTCATCCTCGAGCCGGCCGCCACCAGCGACCTGCTGAACTACATGATGAACGGTTTTGATGCACGCCGCGCCGATGAGGGCCGCAGCTTCCTGTCGAAGGCCGGCGGCAAGAACCGCCTGGGAGATAAACTGTTCGACCAGCAGGTGAATATCTGGGCCGACCCCTGGAACCCGGACGTGCCGGTGCTGCCATGGGACGACACCATGCTGCCGCGCGAACGCCAGGACCTGATCAAGGACGGCCGCATCGCCGCACTCGACTACTCGCTGTTCTGGGCCAAACAGAAGGGGGTACGTCCGGTCGGCAGCCCGGGCAACATCATCATGGGCGGCACGAATAAATCGACGGCGGAGCTGATCGCGAATACCAAGAAGGGCGTGCTGGTCACCCGCACCTGGTACATCCGCATGGTCGACCCGCAATCGGTCCTGCTGACGGGCCTGACGCGCGACGGCACCTTCTATATCGAGAACGGCAAGATCAAGCACCCCATTAAAAACTTCCGCTTCAACGAGAGTCCGGTCACGATGCTCAACAATATCGAGGAGATCGGCACGCCGGTGGTGCTCGGTGGCGACGAGGGGCCGAATCCGATGGTGATTCCGGCGATGAAGGTCAGGGATTTTAATTTCACGTCGCTGTCGGACGCGGTGTAA
- a CDS encoding TldD/PmbA family protein: MERRTFLNISTLVFGSMLIPVAGRAIAAEELLSPMAVAAKKALADTALNAATKAGASYCDVRIGRYLNQFVTTRDLNVENVVNTESAGVGVRVICNGAYGFAATSDMTPDGIANAARQAVAIAKANARLQTEPVQLAPVKGVGEVSWATPYKKDWRTVPIKDKAELLIAANKAGMDNGANFMQSMLFQVNQQKYFASTDGSYIDQDLHRLWAPFNATAVDKASGKFRSRNGLGSPVGMGYEYLDARPEHKIKAAGGVATLYTQSYDMIEDARAAGRDAKRKLTAKSVTPGKYDLMLSPEHLFLTIHESVGHPTELDRVLGYEANYAGTSFATLDKWQSKNFKYGSPLVNIVADKTTPGSLGAVGYDDEGVRCKEWNIIKDGILVNYQATRDQAHIIGEKESHGCSYADSWSNVQFQRMPNVSLKAGTKKMSPDEMVKGIKKGIYIVGDGSFSIDQQRYNFQFGGQLFYEIKDGKIGQMLEDVAYQANTQEFWSACAGICDEKDWRMGGSFFDGKGQPPQISIVSHGSSTARFNGINVINTARKIG, encoded by the coding sequence ATGGAACGTCGTACCTTCCTCAACATCAGCACCCTGGTATTCGGTTCGATGCTCATCCCGGTTGCCGGGCGTGCGATCGCGGCCGAAGAACTGCTCAGTCCCATGGCCGTCGCGGCCAAGAAAGCGCTGGCCGACACCGCGCTCAACGCCGCCACCAAGGCCGGCGCGTCCTACTGCGACGTGCGCATCGGGCGCTACCTGAACCAGTTCGTCACCACGCGCGACCTGAACGTGGAAAATGTCGTCAACACGGAATCGGCCGGCGTCGGCGTGCGCGTGATCTGCAACGGCGCCTACGGCTTCGCCGCCACCTCCGACATGACGCCGGACGGCATCGCCAACGCGGCGCGCCAGGCCGTCGCGATCGCCAAGGCCAACGCCAGACTGCAGACCGAACCGGTACAGCTGGCACCCGTCAAAGGCGTGGGCGAGGTAAGCTGGGCGACGCCGTACAAAAAGGACTGGCGCACGGTGCCGATCAAGGACAAGGCCGAGCTGCTGATCGCCGCGAACAAGGCCGGCATGGACAACGGCGCCAACTTCATGCAGTCGATGCTGTTCCAGGTGAACCAGCAGAAGTATTTCGCGTCGACCGACGGTTCCTACATCGACCAGGACCTGCACCGCCTGTGGGCACCCTTTAACGCGACCGCCGTCGACAAGGCGAGCGGCAAGTTCCGCTCGCGTAACGGCTTGGGTAGCCCGGTCGGCATGGGCTACGAATACCTGGACGCGCGTCCCGAGCACAAGATCAAGGCCGCCGGCGGCGTCGCCACGCTCTACACGCAGTCTTACGACATGATCGAGGATGCGCGCGCGGCCGGGCGCGACGCCAAGCGCAAACTCACCGCGAAATCGGTCACCCCTGGCAAGTACGACCTGATGCTCTCGCCGGAACACCTGTTCCTGACGATCCACGAATCGGTCGGCCACCCCACGGAGCTGGACCGCGTGCTCGGCTACGAAGCCAACTACGCCGGCACCAGTTTCGCCACGCTCGATAAATGGCAGTCGAAGAATTTCAAGTACGGCTCGCCGCTGGTGAACATCGTCGCCGACAAGACGACCCCGGGTTCGCTCGGCGCGGTCGGCTACGACGACGAAGGCGTGCGCTGCAAGGAGTGGAACATCATCAAGGACGGCATCCTGGTCAACTACCAGGCCACGCGCGACCAGGCCCACATCATCGGCGAGAAGGAATCGCACGGCTGCTCGTACGCTGACTCGTGGAGCAATGTGCAGTTCCAGCGCATGCCGAACGTCTCGCTGAAGGCGGGTACGAAGAAGATGAGCCCGGACGAGATGGTCAAGGGGATCAAGAAGGGCATCTATATCGTCGGCGACGGTTCCTTCTCGATCGACCAGCAGCGCTACAACTTCCAGTTCGGCGGCCAGCTGTTCTACGAAATCAAGGACGGCAAGATCGGGCAGATGCTGGAAGACGTGGCCTACCAGGCCAACACCCAGGAATTCTGGAGCGCCTGCGCCGGCATCTGCGACGAGAAGGACTGGCGCATGGGCGGCTCCTTCTTCGACGGCAAGGGCCAGCCGCCGCAGATCAGCATCGTCTCGCACGGTTCCTCGACCGCGCGCTTCAACGGCATCAACGTGATCAACACCGCCCGCAAGATCGGCTAA
- a CDS encoding class I SAM-dependent methyltransferase, whose protein sequence is MKRLILAALLAVSAAGAASAAPADDALKAAIAAEHRADNAKRDVYRHPYETLSFFGIKPTMTVVELVPGGGWYTEILAPYLRDKGKYIGAGQAPDKKGGLALRAKLDANPGLYGKAATAVFEPPSRYEIAPAGSVDMVLTFRNLHNWVGDGDEAVRTTFKEIYKVLKPGGVLGLVDHRLPVSMKQDDKASSGYVHEAYVIKMAESAGFKLAGKSEVNANPKDKADHEKGVWTLPPVLANKDKDREKNLAIGESDRMTLKFVKQ, encoded by the coding sequence ATGAAACGACTGATCCTCGCCGCCTTGTTGGCCGTGAGCGCAGCAGGCGCAGCCAGTGCAGCCCCGGCCGACGACGCCCTGAAAGCCGCCATCGCCGCCGAACACCGCGCGGACAACGCCAAACGCGACGTGTACCGCCATCCGTACGAGACCCTGAGCTTCTTCGGCATCAAGCCGACCATGACGGTGGTGGAACTGGTGCCGGGCGGCGGCTGGTACACCGAGATCCTGGCGCCCTACCTGCGCGACAAGGGCAAGTACATCGGCGCCGGCCAGGCACCCGACAAGAAGGGCGGCCTGGCCTTGCGCGCCAAACTCGATGCGAATCCGGGCTTGTACGGCAAGGCCGCCACCGCCGTGTTCGAGCCGCCCAGCCGTTACGAGATCGCGCCGGCGGGCAGCGTCGACATGGTCCTCACCTTCCGCAACCTGCACAACTGGGTCGGCGACGGCGACGAAGCGGTGCGCACCACCTTCAAGGAGATCTACAAGGTGCTGAAGCCGGGCGGCGTCCTGGGCCTGGTCGACCATCGCCTGCCCGTCTCCATGAAGCAGGACGACAAGGCCTCGAGCGGCTATGTGCACGAGGCCTATGTGATCAAGATGGCCGAGAGCGCAGGTTTCAAACTGGCCGGCAAATCCGAGGTGAACGCCAATCCGAAGGACAAGGCGGATCACGAAAAAGGCGTGTGGACGCTGCCGCCGGTGTTGGCGAACAAGGACAAGGACCGCGAGAAGAATCTGGCGATCGGAGAAAGCGACCGGATGACGCTCAAGTTTGTGAAGCAGTAA
- a CDS encoding serine hydrolase — protein sequence MKRIAAAILIAFSASAAYASEAPAAVPTAAPVAVPAFDLEQDVTRVMKAFDVPGIAIAVVKDGKVVAAQGFGVRKLGAPTKVDGQTLFEIASNSKAFTAAALAMLVDEGKLKWDDPVVKHLPDFQMWDPYVTREMTVRDLLTHRSGLGLGAGDLLWWPTTNFTTDEIIERLRYVKPATSFRSSYAYDNLLYIVAGKIIAQKSGKSWGDTVRERILKPVGMNTTTTSLAESAANPNASNAHSKINDKIAAVKSMPVNNAVGAVGINTSAEDIAKWMKVLLDGGRVEGVKGADGKELRLFSEAQSREMWTAQTPIKIGQPKGPLAPVKPNFLAYGLGFQLRDYKGQLVANHGGALQGFYSRVLLVPESKLGIAILTNAESGGALNALQYRLLDQYMTGSAPTDWIKLIADDEDRKHAEELARLKKTSATRVAASKPSLALDAYEGQYSDPWYGPMTIKRDGRKLIMSFARTPDLTGEMEHFQHDTFIVRWKERNFNADAYVTFALDYDGSIEHVKMKAVSSETDFSYDFHDLLFTPVKQKAKL from the coding sequence ATGAAACGCATTGCAGCCGCGATCCTGATCGCGTTTTCCGCCAGCGCGGCCTACGCCTCCGAGGCGCCCGCCGCGGTGCCGACCGCGGCGCCTGTCGCCGTCCCTGCCTTCGACCTCGAACAGGACGTCACGCGCGTCATGAAAGCCTTCGACGTGCCGGGCATCGCGATCGCCGTCGTCAAGGACGGCAAGGTCGTCGCCGCGCAGGGCTTCGGTGTCCGTAAACTCGGCGCGCCGACAAAAGTCGACGGCCAGACCCTGTTCGAGATCGCCTCCAACTCGAAAGCGTTTACGGCCGCCGCACTGGCGATGCTGGTCGACGAAGGCAAACTGAAATGGGACGACCCGGTCGTCAAACACCTCCCGGACTTCCAGATGTGGGACCCGTATGTCACGCGCGAGATGACCGTGCGCGACCTGCTGACCCACCGCAGCGGCCTGGGACTCGGCGCGGGCGACCTGCTGTGGTGGCCGACCACGAATTTTACGACCGACGAAATCATCGAGCGCCTGCGCTACGTAAAGCCGGCGACCAGCTTCCGCAGCAGCTACGCCTACGACAACCTGCTGTATATCGTGGCCGGCAAGATCATCGCCCAGAAGTCGGGTAAATCCTGGGGCGACACGGTGCGCGAGCGTATTTTGAAACCGGTCGGCATGAACACGACCACCACCAGCCTGGCGGAGAGCGCGGCCAACCCGAACGCCTCGAACGCGCACAGCAAGATCAACGACAAGATCGCCGCCGTCAAGTCGATGCCGGTGAATAATGCGGTCGGCGCGGTCGGCATCAACACCAGCGCCGAAGACATCGCGAAGTGGATGAAGGTGCTGCTCGACGGCGGCCGTGTCGAGGGAGTAAAAGGCGCCGACGGCAAGGAGCTGCGCCTGTTCAGCGAAGCGCAGTCGCGCGAGATGTGGACCGCGCAGACGCCGATCAAGATCGGCCAGCCGAAGGGGCCATTGGCGCCGGTGAAACCAAATTTCCTGGCCTATGGCCTGGGCTTCCAGCTGCGCGACTACAAGGGCCAACTGGTGGCGAACCACGGCGGTGCGCTGCAGGGCTTTTATTCGCGCGTACTGCTGGTGCCGGAATCGAAACTGGGCATCGCCATCCTGACCAATGCGGAGAGCGGCGGCGCCCTCAACGCGCTGCAATACCGCCTGCTCGACCAGTACATGACCGGCAGCGCGCCGACCGACTGGATCAAGCTGATCGCCGACGACGAAGACCGCAAGCACGCCGAAGAACTGGCGCGCCTGAAGAAGACCTCGGCCACGCGCGTCGCCGCGTCGAAACCGTCGCTGGCGCTGGACGCCTACGAAGGCCAGTACAGCGATCCGTGGTACGGCCCGATGACGATCAAGCGCGACGGCAGGAAGCTCATCATGTCGTTTGCGCGCACGCCTGATTTGACGGGCGAAATGGAGCACTTCCAGCACGACACCTTCATCGTGCGCTGGAAGGAGCGCAATTTCAACGCCGACGCCTACGTCACCTTCGCGCTCGACTACGACGGCAGCATCGAGCACGTCAAAATGAAGGCGGTGTCCAGTGAGACCGACTTCAGCTACGATTTTCACGACTTGCTGTTCACGCCGGTGAAGCAGAAGGCGAAGCTGTAA